In Cyprinus carpio isolate SPL01 chromosome A1, ASM1834038v1, whole genome shotgun sequence, the following proteins share a genomic window:
- the LOC109052084 gene encoding ubiquitin carboxyl-terminal hydrolase 34-like isoform X2: MCENCAELLEVLNEISDADSTDGLQLKKEHALRVFTYISTWTQRQCLCCFKEYKHLEVFSQLVYALINLVIVQVTNLRDRLHSGHGNTRTEGAESEWGSAHPQPSPSEDEPLNVERDSAEEDGGEEDGDQHKNQNQGVKPDPQPKLSEPTVGESGNDSGLDTFASWSTEDQEKLLLCAAKIFQIQFPLYTAYKHNTHPTIEDISAQESNILGSFCDMNDVEVPLHLLRYVCMFCGKHGLSLMKDCFEFGAPDTLPFPIAHAFITIVSNIRIWLHIPAVMQHIIPFRTYVIRYLCKLSDQELRQSAARNMADLMWSTVKEPLDSALCFDRESLDLAFKYFMSPTLTMRLAGLSQITNQLHTFNDVCNNESLVSDTETSIAKELADWLINNNVVEHIFGPNLHIEIIKQCQVILNFLAAEGRLSTQHVDCIWAAAQLKHCSRYIHDLFPSLIKNLDPVPLRHVLSLVSGLHPSAHTEQTLYLASMLIKALWNNALAAKTQLSKQSSFASLLNTNIPMGNKKGSPAGSPESSDNSDTHHSGGSDMEMDEPIMSSGKRGQQRLSDTEESLQGSSDETANSGEEGSSSGRSEASSNEAGSSRASQSAGSPGSELHSDDMADSEALKEDEEEEEEEEDDDEDDEDDDEDDEDDRPAVASEGSPQKDTRESSTSELRKRKAGEALGEVQGPPERPGISSGESIPFTPEAAAALVASSSLRILEPCTSSSVCLEGTSGEQTDSQNPQQPQQGGTEMGSSHGASVSQEPPCMSRPADFLTEAMGNELFNCRRFISPQHHHHHHHHHHHHHHHDGHMVEDMLSADDVSCSSSQVSAKSEKNMADFDGEESGCEEELVQINSHAELSSHLQQHLPNLASIYHEHLVQGPAVHKHQYSAHATTDINLDNVCKKGSTLLWDLVQDDNAIHLSEGLINEAEKLLCSLVCWFTDRQIRMRFIEGCLENLANHRSVVVSLRLLPKLFGTFQQFGSSYDTHWITMWAEKELHMMKLFFDDLLHYIQEVREQRHKFALYSHSAEVQVRLQFLTCVFSTLGSPDHFRLSLEQVDILWHCLVEDSECYDDALHWFLNQVRSKDQHAMGMETYKHLFLEKMPQLKPETISMTGLNLFQHLCNLARLATSAYDSSSNCELCGMDQLWGIALRAQSADISRAAIQYINSYYISGKTGLEKEQEFISKCMESLMMASANLEKDAHSSLTIIERGLLLLKTHLEAFRRRFAYHLRQWQIEGTGISSHLKALSDKQSLPLRIVCQPAGLPDKMTIEMYPSDQVADLRAEVTHWYENLQKDQLSQQAQLQEFGQTSRQQDFPGGLMGPVRMISSGHELTTDYDEKTLHELGFKDMQMVFVSLGAPRRERKGEGVQLPASCLPPPQKEHIPMLLLLQEPHLTTLFDLLEMLACFKPPGPDRPQHSTESVRCEELHLHAENLSRRVWELLMLLPTCPSMLQAFQNISDDTGSDGLCWKDLLRIKSPHKLLYALEIIEALGKPNRRIHRESTGSYSDLYPDSDDSSEEQIENSKNTWSCKFVSSGGLQLLLDIFNSAILEPKEQESWTVWLLDCLACLLKLICQFAVDPADLDLAYHDVFAWSGLTDTQRKRAWPGKSRKAAGDHGKGLHIPRLTEVFLSLVQGTSLIQRLINVAYTYGNLAHRVLKAQSDHRSRHEVTHYSMWLLVSWAHCCSLVKSSLADSEHLHDWLKKLTLLIPETAVRQEACSGLYKLSLSGLEGGESINRSFLLLAASTLLKFLPDAQALKPLRLEDFEEEAMFHSGCKEYFWLLCKLIDNIHVKDASQTTLLDLDALARHLADCIRSREILDQQDGAIEDDGLTGLLRLATSVLKHKPPFKFSREGQEFLRDTYDLLFLLPSLKDRQQPKCKSPAARAAAYDLLVEVVKGSVENYRLLHNWVMSQHMQASHAPYKWDYWPHDDVRAECRFVGLTNLGATCYLASTIQQLYMIPEARQAVFTAKYSEDIKHKTTLLELQKMFTYLMESERKAYNPRPFCKTYTMDKQPLNTGEQKDMTEFFTDLITKIEEMSQDLKNTVKTLFGGIITNNVVSLDCDHVSQTAEEFYTVRCQVADMKNIYESLDEVTIKDTLEGDNMYTCSQCGKKVRAEKRACFKKLPQILSFNTMRYTFNMVTMMKEKVNTHFSFPLRLDMTPYTEDFLMAKGDRKEGFRDDSDAKVAESYEYDLIGVTVHTGTADGGHYYSFIRDIVNPHAYRNNKWYLFNDAEVKPFDSAQLASECFGGEMTTKTYDSVTDKFMDFSFEKTHSAYMLFYKRVEVEDENEKDLNFDISPDLLEWIWHDNMQFLQDKNIFEHTYFGFMWQLCSSIPSTLPDPKSVSLMTAKLSTSFVLETFIHSKEKPTMLQWIELLTKQFNNSQAACEWFLDQMADDNWWPMQILIKCPNQIVRQMFQRLCIHVIQRLRPVHAHLYLQPGMEDGSDDMDGPVEDIGSRSCVTRFVKTLLSIMEHGVKPHSKHLTEYFAFLYEFAKMGEEESQFLLSLQAISIMVHFYIGTKGPENPQVEVLSEEEEGEEDEEEDILSLAEEKYRPAALEKMIALIALLVEQSRSERHLTLSQSDMAALTGGKGFPFLFQHIRDSINIRQTCNLIFSLCRYNNRLAEHIVSMLFTSIAKLTPEAANPFFKLLTMLMEFAAGPPGMPSFASYILQRIWEVIEYNPSQCLDWLAVQTPRNKLAHSWVLQNMENWVERFLLAHNYPRVRTSAAYLLVSLIPSNSFRQMFRSTRSLHIPTRDLPLSPDTTVVLHQVYNLLLGLLGRAKLYVDVPVHGTTKLVQYFSFMTYCLISKTEKLMFSSYFMDLWNLFQPKLSEPAIATNHNKQALLSFWYNVCVDCSENVRLIVQNPVVTKNIAFNYILADHDDQEVVLFNRGMLPAYYAILRMCCEQSPAFTRQLASHQNIQWAFKNLTPHASQYPGAVEELFNLMQLFVAQRPDMREEELEDVKQFKKTTISCYLRCLDGRSCWTTLISAFRILLENDEDRLLVVFNRGLILMTESFNTLHMMYHEATACHVTGDLVELLSIFLSVLKATRPYLQRKDVKQALIQWQERIDFAHKLLTLLNSYSPPELRNACLDVLKELVLLSPHDFLHTLVPFLQHNHCTYHHSNIPMSFGPYLPCRENIKLMGGKNNIRPPRPELNMCLLPSMVETSKGKDEVYDRMLLDYFLSYHQFIHLLCRVAINCEKFTETLVKLSVLIAYEGLPLHLALFPKLWTELSQSQCAMAQSCVKLLCEDPAFGEYMKCILMDERNFLNNNIAYSFLTCFLHKVQVQVLSGQSCSNLVNVLVTNLLNEYHSLQPELTNQRAELSKTSSLLNADLRALLLVLSVYAPQQLDPALGPALQELLSKCRLCLQHRTTLEMEAKERKTKVDEEGVTPVKRRRVSSSAEDRPADSVCPPSASSSLAPCSEQKAEPGEALTPTSTSDTETRDSSLIDPGVENDPPSPDSASLEEKKMDVSSSSSSSSSSSSSLPEAFGRADEPPPQIAGREDEEEEDGRKEAQEQEAEPEREEVPSTSSSSSSSSADSVLLLSSLPDAAEGRSCSLQEAESGGCGHAPAQDALEMLSRTVEATIAVVAKLSNGKGGARPSAL; the protein is encoded by the exons ATGTGTGAAAACTGCGCCGAGCTGCTGGAGGTGCTCAATGAGA tctcGGATGCAGACAGCACAGACGGCCTGCAGCTGAAGAAGGAGCATGCCTTAAGAGTCTTCACTTACATCAGCACATGGACACAGAG GCAGTGTCTGTGCTGTTTCAAAGAATACAAACACCTCGAGGTGTTCAGCCAACTGGTTTATGCCCTCATTAACTTGGTCATTGTCCAAGTGACCAACCTTAGGGACCGTCTGCACAGTGGCCATGGAAACACTAGGACAGAGGGGGCGGAGTCAGAATGGGGCTCCGCCCATCCACAGCCATCGCCCAGTGAGGACGAGCCTCTGAATGTGGAACGGGACTCTGCTGAAGAGGACGGTGGAGAAGAGGATGGAGATCAGCACAAGAACCAAAATCAGGGGGTCAAACCGGATCCCCAGCCCAAGCTCAGTGAACCCACAGTGGGTGAGAGCGGGAACGACAGCGGCCTGGACACGTTTGCATCCTGGAGCACAGAAGACCAGGAGAAACTGCTGCTGTGTGCAGCCAAGATCTTTCAGATCCAGTTCCCCCTGTACACGGcctacaaacacaacacacaccccacTATAGAG GATATCTCAGCACAAGAGAGCAATATCCTCGGCTCTTTCTGTGATATGAAt gatgtGGAGGTCCCTCTGCATCTGCTGCGATATGTGTGTATGTTCTGCGGAAAGCACGGCCTCTCTCTGATGAAGGACTGCTTTGAGTTCGGCGCTCCTGATACTCTCCCCTTCCCCATCGCACATGCCTTCATCACCATCGTCTCTAAC ATCAGAATATGGTTGCACATTCCCGCTGTGATGCAGCACATCATCCCTTTTCGCACTTATGTTATCAG GTATCTGTGTAAGTTGTCGGATCAGGAGCTGCGTCAGAGCGCGGCGCGTAACATGGCCGATCTGATGTGGAGCACGGTGAAGGAGCCGTTGGACAGCGCGCTGTGTTTTGACAGAGAGAGTTTGGATCTAGCCTTCAAATACTTCATGAGTCCGACGCTCACCATGAGACTGGCCGGCCTGAGCCAGATCACG AATCAGCTGCACACCTTCAATGACGTCTGTAACAACGAGTCCCTGGTGTCTGACACTGAGAC GTCGATCGCAAAGGAACTCGCCGACTGGCTCATCAACAACAATGTTGTGGAGCACATATTTGGACCAAATTTGCACATTGAG atcattaaacagTGCCAAGTGATCCTGAACTTCCTGGCAGCCGAGGGCAGGCTGAGCACTCAACATGTGGACTGCATATGGGCCGCCgctcag CTGAAACACTGCAGTCGCTACATCCATGACCTCTTCCCCTCGCTCATAAAGAACCTGGACCCTGTTCCTCTGCGGCACGTGCTCAGTCTGGTGTCAGGGTTACACCCCAGCGCACACACCGAACAG ACACTGTATTTGGCGTCCATGTTGATCAAGGCCTTGTGGAATAATGCTCTGGCAGCCAAAACTCAGCTGTCCAAACAGAGCTCCTTCGCCTCCCTGCTCAACACCAACATTCCCATGGGCAACAAGAAAG GTTCTCCTGCAGGAAGCCCAGAGAGCAGTGACAACAGCGACACGCATCACAGTGGAGGAAGTGACATGGAGATGGACGAGCCAATCATGAGCAGTGGAAAACGAGGGCAGCAGAGGCTGTCGGACACGGAG GAGTCTCTGCAGGGCAGCTCTGATGAGACGGCCAACAGCGGCGAGGAGGGCAGCAGCAGCGGCCGCAGCGAGGCGTCCAGCAATGAGGCTGGATCCAGCCGAGCCAGCCAATCAGCAGGCAGCCCGGGCAGCGAGCTGCACTCCGACGACATGGCTGACAGCGAGGCCTTgaaggaggatgaagaggaggaggaagaagaagaggacgaTGACGAGGATGATGAAGACGATGACGAGGACGATGAAGACGACAGGCCCGCTGTCGCCTCCGAGGGCAGCCCACAGAAAGACACCAGAGAGTCGTCCACGTCAGAGCTGCGCAAACGCAAAGCTGGTGAAGCGCTCGGAGAGGTCCAAGGTCCTCCGGAGCGACCCGGAATTTCCTCCGGCG AATCCATTCCCTTCACCCCAGAGGCAGCCGCTGCCCTGGTAGCCTCGTCTTCCCTTAGGATCCTCGAGCCTTGCACTTCTTCATCTGTGTGCCTGGAGGGAACGTCGGGAGAGCAGACTGATTCCCAGAACCCCCAGCAACCACAGCAGGGTGGCACAGAGATGGGCTCCTCACATGGAGCGTCTGTTTCCCAGGAGCCGCCCTGCATGTCTCGACCAGCAGACTTCCTGACGGAGGCCATGGGCAACGAGCTCTTCAACTGCAGGCGTTTCATCAGCCCTCagcatcaccatcatcatcaccaccaccatcatcatcatcaccaccatgaTGG TCACATGGTAGAGGACATGCTGAGCGCCGATGACGTGAGCTGCAGCAGTTCCCAAGTCAGCGCCAAATCCGAGAAGAACATGGCGGATTTTGATGGAGAGGAGTCTGGCTGTGAGGAGGAGCTGGTCCAGATCAACTCGCACGCAGAGCTCAGCTCGCACCTGCAGCAACACCTGCCCAACCTGGCCTCCATTTACCACGAACATCTGGTGCAAG GTCCGGCGGTGCACAAACATCAGTACTCTGCGCACGCGACGACCGACATCAACCTGGACAACGTCTGCAAGAAAGGCAGCACCCTTCTGTGGGACCTGGTCCAGGACGACAATGCG ATCCACCTATCAGAAGGCTTGATCAATGAGGCAGAGAAGCTGTTGTGCTCTCTGGTCTGCTGGTTCACTGACCGTCAGATCCGCATGCGTTTCATCGAGGGCTGTCTGGAGAACCTCGCCAACCACCG GTCAGTGGTGGTGTCCTTGCGTTTGCTGCCGAAGCTCTTCGGGACCTTCCAGCAGTTTGGCTCCAGCTACGACACTCATTGGATAACCAT GTGGGCGGAAAAGGAGCTGCACATGATGAAGCTCTTTTTTGATGATCTGCTACACTATATCCAGGAAGTGAGAGAGCAGCGCCACAAATTCGCTCT GTACAGTCACAGTGCGGAGGTGCAGGTGCGTCTGCAGTTCCTCACCTGTGTGTTCTCAACGCTCGGATCACCTGACCACTTCA ggttgAGTCTGGAGCAGGTGGACATCCTGTGGCACTGTTTAGTGGAGGACTCTGAGTGTTACGACGACGCCCTGCACTGGTTCCTAAACCAGGTCCGCAGTAAAGATCAGCACGCCATGGGCATGGAGACATACAAACACCTCTTCCTGGAGAAG atGCCGCAGCTGAAGCCAGAGACGATCAGCATGACGGGGCTTAATTTGTTTCAGCATCTGTGCAATCTGGCTCGTCTGGCCACCAGCGCCTACGACAGCAGCTCCAACTGCGAG ttgTGTGGTATGGATCAGCTGTGGGGAATCGCGCTGAGGGCTCAGTCTGCAGACATCAGCCGCGCTGCCATCCAGTACATCAACTCCTATTACATCAGCG GTAAAACGGGTCTGGAGAAGGAGCAGGAGTTCATCAGTAAGTGTATGGAGAGCTTGATGATGGCGTCTGCTAACCTGGAGAAAGACGCCCACTCCAGCCTGACCATCATCGAGAGAGGACTGCTGCTGCTCAAAACACACCTGGAGGCCTTCAGACGCAG gtttgcGTATCACCTGCGGCAGTGGCAGATCGAGGGCACGGGCATCAGCAGTCATCTGAAAGCTCTCAGTGATAAACAGTCTCTCCCGCTCAGGATCGTGTGTCAGCCAGCAGGACTGCCTGACAAG ATGACCATCGAGATGTACCCCAGCGATCAGGTGGCTGATCTGAGGGCAGAGGTCACGCACTGGTATGAGAATCTGCAGAAGGATCAGCTCAGCCAGCAGGCACAGCTGCAGGAGTTCGGTCAAACCAGCCGCCAGCAGGACTTCCCAg gtGGTCTGATGGGTCCGGTGCGCATGATCTCATCAGGACACGAGCTGACCACTGACTATGATGAGAAGACCCTTCATGAGCTCGGCTTCAAGGACATGCAG ATGGTGTTCGTGTCTCTGGGCGCTCCGCGGAGGGAGAGGAAGGGCGAGGGTGTCCAGCTGCCAGCGTCGTGTCTGCCGCCCCCTCAGAAGGAGCACATCCCCATGCtgctgctcctgcaggagccccACCTCACCACCCTCTTCGACCTGCTGGAGATGCTGGCCTGCTTCAAACCGCCCGGCCCTGACAGACCCCAGCACAGCACTGAG AGTGTTCGCTGTGAGGAGCTGCACCTCCACGCGGAGAATCTGTCCCGTCGTGTGTGGGAGCTGCTCATGCTGCTGCCCACGTGTCCCAGCATGCTCCAGGCCTTCCAGAACATCTCTGATGACACA GGATCTGACGGTTTGTGCTGGAAGGATCTGTTGAGGATCAAGAGCCCTCATAAGCTGCTCTACGCTTTAGAAATCATAGAGGCCCTCGGCAAACCCAACCGCAGGATTCACCGCGAGTCTACG ggcagTTACAGTGATCTGTATCCAGACTCTGACGACTCCAGTGAGGAGCAGATCGAGAACAGCAAGAACACTTGGAGCTGTAAG TTTGTGTCGTCTGGAGGTCTTCAGCTTCTGTTGGACATTTTTAACTCTGCAATTTTAGAGCCGAAAGAGCAAGAATCCTGGACTGTG tGGTTGCTGGACTGTCTCGCGTGTCTGCTGAAGCTCATTTGTCAGTTTGCGGTGGATCCGGCCGATCTGGACTTGGCCTATCATGACGTTTTCGCCTGGTCTGGTCTCACGGACACACAGAGGAAGAGGGCGTGGCCAGGGAAGTCTCGCAAAGCTGCCGGGGATCATGGGAAGGGCCTGCACATACCTCGTCTCACAGAG GTTTTCCTTAGTCTTGTTCAAGGCACCAGCCTCATCCAGCGGCTCATCAACGTGGCCTACACATACGGCAATCTGGCACACAG GGTTTTAAAGGCTCAATCAGATCACAGATCCAGACACGAGG TGACACATTACTCCATGTGGCTGCTGGTGAGCTGGGCTCACTGCTGTTCTCTGGTGAAATCCAGCCTGGCTGATAGTGAACATCTGCACGACTGGCTGAAGAAGCTCACGCTGCTCATACCTGAG ACGGCGGTGCGTCAGGAGGCGTGCAGTGGTCTGTATAAGCTGTCTCTGTCAGGTCTGGAGGGAGGAGAATCCATCAATAGATCCTTCCTGCTGCTCGCCGCGTCCACTCTGCTCAAGTTCCTGCCAGACGCACAGGCGCTTAAACCCCTGAGA CTGGAGGATTTCGAGGAGGAGGCCATGTTTCACTCCGGCTGTAAGGAGTATTTCTGGCTGCTCTGTAAACTCATTGACAACATCCACGTGAAAGATGCCAGTCAGACCACCCTGCTGGACCTGGACGCCCTGGCGCGACACCTCGCCGACTGCATCCGCAG TCGTGAGATTTTGGACCAGCAGGACGGGGCGATCGAGGACGATGGTCTGACAGGTCTCCTGCGTCTGGCCACCAGTGTCCTGAAGCACAAACCTCCCTTTAAGTTTTCTCGGGAGGGCCAGGAGTTCCTCAGGGACACGTATGATCTGCTGTTCCTGCTGCCCAGCCTGAAGGACCGGCAGCAGCCTAAATGCAAGAGTCCCGCGGCCCGCGCCGCAGCCTACGACCTGCTGGTGGAGGTGGTCAAGGGTTCGGTGGAGAACTACAGACTGCTGCACAACTGGGTCATGTCACAGCACATGCAGG cgtCTCATGCGCCGTATAAATGGGATTACTGGCCTCATGATGATGTCAGAGCCGAGTGTCGTTTTGTGGGATTGACTAACCTTGGTGCCACGTGTTACCTGGCCTCCACCATTCAAcagctctacatgatcccagaaGCCAGACAGGCCGTCTTTACTGCTAAA TATTCAGAGGACATCAAGCATAAGACCACATTGCTGGAGCTGCAGAAGATGTTCACTTATCTAATG GAGAGCGAGAGGAAGGCGTACAACCCTCGTCCCTTCTGTAAGACCTACACGATGGACAAACAGCCGCTGAACACAGGAGAGCAGAAAGACATGACTGAGTTCTTCACAGACCTCATCACCAAGATAGAGGAGATGTCTCAGGACCTG AAAAACACAGTCAAAACGCTGTTTGGAGGCATCATCACCAACAATGTGGTTTCACTG GACTGTGATCACGTGAGTCAGACGGCTGAGGAGTTTTACACAGTCAGATGTCAGGTGGCTGATATGAAGAACATCTAT GAGTCTCTGGACGAGGTGACCATTAAGGACACTCTGGAGGGTGATAACATGTacacctgctctcagtgtgggaAGAAAGTCCGCGCTGAAAAACG GGCTTGTTTTAAGAAGCTCCCGCAGATCTTGAGCTTTAACACCATGCGCTACACGTTCAACATGGTGACCATGATGAAGGAAAAAGTAAACACGCACTTTTCTTTCCCGCTGCGGCTCGACATGACGCCGTACACCGAGGACTTCCTCATGGCCAAGGGAGACAGGAAGGAAG GTTTCCGTGATGACAGTGATGCAAAAGTGGCGGAGAGTTATGAGTATGACCTCATTGGGGTGACGGTGCACACGGGCACAGCGGACGGTGGCCATTATTACAGCTTCATCAGGGACATCGTCAACCCACACGCTTACCGCAATAACAAATG GTACCTGTTTAACGATGCGGAGGTGAAGCCGTTTGATTCGGCTCAGCTGGCCTCAGAATGTTTTGGTGGAGAGATGAcc ACAAAAACATATGACTCTGTCACAGACAAGTTCATGGATTTCTCCTTTGAGAAG ACCCACAGTGCCTACATGCTGTTCTATAAGAGGGTGGAGGTGGAGGATGAGAATGAGAAGGACTTGAACTTTGACATCTCTCCTGACCTTCTGGAG TGGATCTGGCACGACAACATGCAGTTTCTCCAGGACAAGAACATCTTTGAACACACATACTTTGG TTTTATGTGGCAGCTGTGCAGCAGTATTCCCAGCACTTTACCCGATCCTAAGTCCGTGTCGCTCATGACAGCTAAG ctcAGCACATCGTTTGTTCTGGAGACATTCATCCACTCCAAAGAAAAG CCCACAATGCTGCAGTGGATCGAACTCTTGACCAAACAGTTTAACAATAGCCAAGCTGCCTGcgag tgGTTTTTGGATCAGATGGCAGATGATAACTGGTGGCCAATGCAGATTCTCATCAAGTGTCCCAATCAGATTGTACGTCAG ATGTTTCAGAGGTTGTGTATTCACGTGATCCAGCGCCTCAGACCGGTCCACGCTCACCTGTACCTGCAGCCGGGCATGGAGGACGG CTCTGATGATATGGACGGGCCGGTGGAGGACATCGGCAGCCGCTCGTGTGTGACGCGGTTCGTCAAAACGCTGCTGTCAATCATGGAACACGGAGTGAAGCCGCACAGCAAACATCTGACTGAATACTTTGCCTTCCTCTATGAGTTTGCCAAAATGGGAGAAGAGGAG AGTCAGTTCCTCTTGTCATTGCAAGCCATTTCTATAATGGTGCATTTCTACATTGGCACTAAAGGACCTGAAAAT CCTCAGGTGGAGGTGTTatctgaggaggaggagggcgaggaggatgaagaggaggacaTCCTGTCACTGGCGGAGGAGAAGTACAGGCCGGCCGCTCTGGAGAAGATGATCGCTCTCATAGCTCTTCTGGTGGAGCAGTCCAGATCTGAGAG ACACTTGACTCTGTCTCAGAGTGACATGGCCGCACTGACCGGAGGAAAAGGTTTCCCCTTCCTGTTCCAGCACATCAGAGACAGTATTAACATCAGACAGACTTGCAACCTCATATTCAGCCTCTGCAGATACAACAACCGTCTGGCTGAACAT ATCGTGTCAATGCTGTTCACCTCCATTGCTAAACTGACTCCAGAA GCGGCAAATCCGTTCTTCAAGCTGCTGACGATGCTGATGGAGTTTGCTGCAGGTCCTCCGGGAATGCCCTCGTTTGCGTCCTACATCCTGCAGAGGATCTGGGAG GTGATCGAGTATAACCCGTCTCAGTGTTTGGACTGGTTGGCCGTTCAGACGCCGCGTAATAAGCTGGCTCACAGCTGGGTCCTGCAGAACATGGAGAACTGGGTGGAGCGGTTTCTGCTGGCGCACAACTACCCACGTGTCCGAACAT cggcGGCGTATCTGCTGGTGTCTCTCATCCCGAGCAACTCGTTCCGTCAGATGTTCCGCTCCACGCGCTCTCTTCACATCCCCACACGGGACCTCCCGCTGAGTCCTGACACCACAGTGGTTCTGCACCAGGTCTACAACCTGCTGCTGGGCCTGTTGGGCCGGGCCAAGCTCTACGTAGACGTGCCGGTGCACGGGACCACCAAACTGGTGCAGTACTTCAGCTTCATGACCTACTGCCTCATCTCCAAAACAGAGAAGCTCATGTTCTCCAGCTACTTCATGGACCTCTGGAACCTCTTCCAG CCTAAGTTATCAGAGCCAGCCATCGCCACGAATCACAACAAGCAAGCGCTTCTGTCCTTCTGGTATAACGTCTGCGTGGACTGCAGTGAGAACGTGCGTCTCATCGTCCAAAACCCTGTTGTCACAAAAAACATCGCCTTCAACTACATCCTGGCCGATCACGACGATCAGGAGGTGGTGCTGTTCAACCGCGGGATGCTGCCGGCGTACTACGCCATCCTGCGCATGTGCTGCGAGCAGTCACCCGCCTTCACCCGCCAGCTGGCCTCACACCAGAACATACAGTGGGCCTTCAAAAACCTCACGCCCCACGCCAGCCAGTACCCAGGG gcGGTGGAGGAGTTGTTTAACCTGATGCAGTTGTTTGTGGCTCAGAGGCCTGATATGAGAGAGGAAGAGCTGGAGGATGTAAAGCAGTTCAAGAAGACCACCATCAGCTGTTACCTGCGCTGTCTGGACGGACGCTCCTGCTGGACCACTCTcatcag TGCCTTCCGTATACTGCTGGAGAATGATGAGGACAGACTGCTGGTGGTGTTCAACAGAGGACTCATCCTCATGACTGAG TCCTTCAACACCCTGCACATGATGTACCATGAGGCTACTGCGTGTCATGTGACCGGAGATCTAGTGGAGCTGCTGTCCATCTTCCTGTCTGTTTTAAAGGCAACGCGACCCTACTTACAGCGCAAAG ATGTGAAGCAGGCGTTGATCCAGTGGCAGGAGAGGATTGATTTCGCTCATAAGCTGCTGACGCTGCTGAACTCTTACAGCCCACCGGAGCTGCGTAACGCCTGTCTGG ATGTTCTGAAGGAGCTGGTGCTCTTGAGTCCTCATGACTTCCTGCACACGCTCGTGCCCTTCCTGCAGCACAACCACTGCACCTACCACCACAGCAACATCCCCA TGTCGTTTGGCCCGTACCTGCCCTGTAGAGAGAATATCAAGCTGATGGGCGGGAAGAATAACATTCGTCCTCCCAGACCGGAGCTCAACATGTGCCTGCTGCCCTCGATGGTGGAGACCAGTAAG GGTAAAGATGAGGTGTATGACAGGATGTTGTTGGACTACTTCCTGTCCTATCATCAGTTCATTCACCTGCTCTGCCGAGTCGCCATCAACTGTGAGAAGTTCACAGAGACTCTGGTGAAACTCA GTGTGTTGATAGCATATGAAGGACTTCCTCTACACCTGGCTCTTTTTCCAAAACTATGGACAGAACTCTCTCAGTCTCAG TGTGCGATGGCTCAGTCGTGTGTGAAGCTGTTGTGTGAGGATCCAGCATTTGGAGAATACATGAAATGCATCCTGATGGACGAGAGAAACTTCCTCAACAACAACATCGCCTACTCCTTCCTCACCTGCTTCTTACATAAA gtgcaGGTGCAGGTGTTATCAGGCCAAAGCTGCTCGAATCTCGTCAATGTGCTGGTGACCAACCTGCTGAACGAGTACCACAGCCTGCAGCCtgagctgaccaatcagagagcaGAGTTGAGCAAGACCAGCAGCCTCCTGAACGCA GATCTGCGTGCGCTGCTGCTGGTGCTGTCAGTTTACGCCCCTCAGCAGCTGGATCCTGCTCTAGGTCCGGCTCTACAGGAGCTGCTGTCCAAATGCAGACTGTGTCTGCAGCACCGCACCACATTAGAGATGGAGGCCAAGGAACGAAAAACTAAAG TGGACGAGGAAGGCGTCACTCCAGTGAAGCGCCGGCGGGTGAGCAGCAGTGCTGAAGATCGGCCGGCAGACAGCGTCTGTCCTCCATCTGCTTCCTCCTCATTGGCTCCCTGCTCGGAGCAGAAGGCGGAGCCAGGGGAGGCGTTAACACCCACCAGCACTTCTGACACCGAAACCCGAGACTCCTCCCTCATCGACCCGGGAGTGGAAAACGACCCACCCTCTCCTGACAGCGCGTCCCTCGAGGAGAAGAAAATggatgtttcttcttcttcttcatcatcttcgTCATCATCCTCCTCCCTTCCTGAAGCGTTTGGCCGAGCGGACGAACCTCCACCACAGATAGCTGgaagagaggatgaggaagaggaagatgggCGGAAGGAAGCGCAAGAGCAGGAGGCAGAGCCAGAGCGAGAGGAAGTGCCCTccacttcctcctcctcctcgtcctcctccgCTGACTCAGTGCTTTTACTCTCCAGCCTGCCTGATGCTGCCGAAGGGCGGAGCTGCTCGCTTCAGGAGGCGGAGTCAGGTGGGTGTGGCCACGCCCCCGCACAGGATGCTCTGGAGATGCTGTCACGCACAGTCGAGGCCACGATCGCTGTGGTTGCCAAACTTTCAAACGGGAAAGGAGGGGCACGCCCCTCAGCTTTGTGA